A genome region from Sphaerisporangium krabiense includes the following:
- a CDS encoding Gfo/Idh/MocA family protein → MAREAVEGEDLRIGVAGFGLRGPVAVEAHRPGRGSRVVAVCDTGEAGREAARRALGPVRLTGDFADLLEPGIDAVMILTPDHTHAGLAVRALEAGKATFVEKPLAVTLEDCDRVLRTAYERRARLYVGHNMRHMPVVRVMRRLVAEGAIGEVKAVWCRHFVGDGGDYYFKDWHADRRNTGGLLLQKGAHDIDVIHWLAGSRTARVTGMGGLTVYGEITDRAPGLPQDWYDPARNWPPLAQKGLNPVVDVEDLSMMHMLLENGVYASYQQCHYTPDYWRNYTVIGTEGRLENFGDLGAGAVVRVWNAGRRAYDPEGDLTVPVVAGEGGHGGADEELVDEFVRFARAGGATDTSPVAARDSVAAALGATESLRGGSVPLDVPPLAGDLAEYFANGQF, encoded by the coding sequence ATGGCGCGGGAAGCGGTGGAGGGCGAGGATCTGCGGATCGGCGTCGCGGGGTTCGGCCTGCGCGGGCCGGTGGCCGTCGAGGCGCACCGGCCCGGACGCGGCAGCCGGGTCGTGGCCGTCTGCGACACCGGCGAGGCCGGCCGGGAGGCCGCGCGGCGCGCGCTCGGCCCGGTGCGCCTCACCGGCGACTTCGCCGACCTGCTGGAACCCGGCATCGACGCCGTCATGATCCTGACCCCCGACCACACGCACGCCGGGCTCGCCGTGCGGGCGCTGGAGGCGGGCAAGGCGACCTTCGTCGAGAAGCCGCTCGCCGTCACCCTGGAGGACTGCGACCGGGTGCTGCGCACCGCCTACGAGCGGCGGGCCCGGCTGTACGTGGGCCACAACATGCGGCACATGCCGGTGGTGCGCGTGATGCGGCGGCTCGTCGCCGAGGGCGCGATCGGCGAGGTGAAGGCCGTCTGGTGCCGCCACTTCGTCGGGGACGGCGGCGACTACTACTTCAAGGACTGGCACGCCGACCGGCGCAACACCGGGGGCCTGCTGCTGCAGAAGGGCGCCCACGACATCGACGTGATCCACTGGCTGGCCGGGTCCCGCACGGCGCGGGTGACCGGCATGGGCGGCCTCACCGTCTACGGCGAGATCACCGACCGCGCCCCCGGCCTGCCGCAGGACTGGTACGACCCGGCGCGCAACTGGCCCCCGCTGGCGCAGAAGGGCCTGAACCCGGTGGTGGACGTCGAGGACCTATCGATGATGCACATGCTCCTGGAGAACGGCGTCTACGCCAGTTACCAGCAGTGCCACTACACCCCCGACTACTGGCGCAACTACACCGTCATCGGCACCGAGGGCAGGCTGGAGAACTTCGGCGACCTCGGGGCGGGCGCGGTCGTGCGCGTGTGGAACGCGGGCCGCCGCGCCTACGATCCCGAGGGCGACCTGACCGTGCCGGTCGTCGCGGGGGAGGGCGGGCACGGCGGGGCGGACGAGGAACTGGTCGATGAGTTCGTCCGGTTCGCGCGCGCGGGCGGCGCGACGGACACCTCGCCGGTGGCGGCCAGGGACAGCGTCGCCGCCGCGCTGGGCGCGACCGAGTCGCTGCGTGGCGGTTCGGTGCCGCTGGACGTGCCGCCTCTGGCCGGCGATCTGGCGGAGTATTTCGCGAACGGCCAGTTCTAG
- a CDS encoding glutathione peroxidase produces MSLRDIPVRTLDGAPTTLGRLAGDKVVLLVNVASKCGLTPQYTGLVELQGRYGPRGFTVVGVPCNQFAGQEPGTAEEIQEFCSVTYGVDFPLLEKADVNGEDRHPLYAALVELPDAEGAAGDVQWNFEKFLIGRDGEAVARFRPRTEPGDAAVTGAVEKALG; encoded by the coding sequence ATGAGTCTTCGGGATATTCCGGTGCGCACGCTGGACGGCGCGCCGACGACGCTCGGCCGGCTGGCCGGCGACAAGGTCGTCCTGCTGGTCAACGTGGCGTCCAAGTGCGGTCTGACCCCTCAGTACACCGGGCTGGTCGAGCTCCAGGGACGCTACGGGCCGCGCGGGTTCACCGTCGTCGGCGTGCCGTGCAACCAGTTCGCGGGGCAGGAGCCCGGGACGGCCGAGGAGATCCAGGAGTTCTGCTCCGTCACCTACGGCGTGGACTTCCCCCTGCTGGAGAAGGCGGACGTCAACGGCGAGGACCGTCACCCGCTGTACGCCGCGCTGGTGGAGCTGCCCGACGCCGAGGGCGCCGCGGGCGACGTCCAGTGGAACTTCGAGAAGTTCCTGATCGGCAGGGACGGCGAGGCGGTCGCCCGCTTCCGCCCGCGCACCGAGCCCGGGGACGCGGCGGTGACCGGGGCGGTGGAGAAGGCGCTCGGCTAG
- a CDS encoding DUF202 domain-containing protein: MSAVPGEDGGGERPGLYVERTLLAWMRTALALAAGGLGAAGAAARQSGDGIGALPFVLVALCGAVLLARTSVRYWRAERAVREGGPQDVHVDVIIAWLGTLAVAVGTAVFVVITA, encoded by the coding sequence GTGAGCGCGGTGCCCGGTGAGGACGGCGGGGGGGAGCGTCCCGGCCTGTACGTCGAGCGCACGCTGCTGGCATGGATGCGCACGGCCCTGGCACTGGCGGCGGGCGGGCTCGGCGCGGCGGGCGCCGCGGCGCGGCAGTCCGGCGACGGCATCGGGGCGCTCCCGTTCGTGCTCGTCGCGCTGTGCGGGGCGGTCCTCCTCGCGCGTACCAGCGTGCGCTACTGGCGCGCCGAGCGGGCGGTCCGGGAGGGCGGCCCGCAGGACGTCCATGTGGACGTGATCATCGCCTGGCTGGGCACGCTCGCCGTGGCCGTGGGGACGGCCGTCTTCGTGGTCATCACGGCCTGA
- a CDS encoding ferritin-like domain-containing protein, producing MSTHEIYTIPAELSTWDVTMAGSSRFTWEYDEGRDRMLALYQKGKDKQWDSVKRIDWGLEVDPYDVLGLPDTSIAIYDTPLWHKMDENNRREVRRHGASWQFSQFLHGEQGAMICSARIVESVPDLDSKFYAATQTMDEARHAETYARFLQEKVGIAYPINKHLKALLDDTLSDARWDMPYLGMQVLIEGLALAAFGVMRDITTKPLPKQILAYVMQDEARHVAFGRMALRDYYKQLSDAELREREDFVIEGCYLMRDRLRGVEQWENLGLSPQEVKDAMKAVDESQYLRLFRSLLFSRIVPCVKDIGLWSERLQKAYADMGVLDMAGQNLDALMRQDEEIADRLDTERFAAEEAERAAEVAATVELGASG from the coding sequence GTGTCGACGCACGAGATCTACACCATCCCCGCGGAGCTTTCGACCTGGGATGTGACGATGGCCGGTTCTTCCCGTTTCACCTGGGAATACGATGAAGGCCGCGATCGGATGCTGGCCCTGTACCAGAAGGGCAAGGACAAGCAGTGGGACTCGGTCAAGCGCATCGACTGGGGCCTGGAGGTCGACCCCTACGACGTGCTGGGCCTCCCCGACACGTCGATCGCCATCTATGACACCCCGTTGTGGCACAAGATGGACGAGAACAACCGCAGGGAGGTCAGGCGGCACGGCGCGTCGTGGCAGTTCTCGCAGTTCCTGCACGGCGAGCAGGGCGCGATGATCTGCTCGGCCCGCATCGTGGAGTCGGTGCCCGACCTGGACTCCAAGTTCTACGCCGCCACCCAGACCATGGACGAGGCCCGGCACGCCGAGACCTACGCCCGCTTCCTGCAGGAGAAGGTCGGCATCGCCTACCCGATCAACAAGCACCTCAAGGCGCTGCTGGACGACACGCTGAGCGACGCGCGCTGGGACATGCCCTACCTCGGCATGCAGGTGCTGATCGAGGGCCTGGCCCTGGCCGCGTTCGGCGTGATGCGCGACATCACCACCAAGCCGCTGCCCAAGCAGATCCTCGCCTACGTCATGCAGGACGAGGCCCGGCACGTCGCCTTCGGCCGCATGGCCCTGCGCGACTACTACAAGCAGCTCTCCGACGCCGAGCTGCGCGAGCGCGAGGACTTCGTCATCGAGGGCTGCTACCTGATGCGCGACCGGCTGCGCGGCGTCGAGCAGTGGGAGAACCTCGGCCTGTCGCCGCAGGAGGTCAAGGACGCGATGAAGGCCGTGGACGAGTCGCAGTACCTCCGGCTCTTCCGTTCCCTGTTGTTCAGCCGCATCGTGCCCTGCGTCAAGGACATCGGCCTGTGGAGCGAGCGGCTGCAGAAGGCGTACGCCGACATGGGCGTGCTGGACATGGCGGGTCAGAACCTGGACGCGCTGATGCGGCAGGACGAGGAGATCGCCGACCGCCTCGACACCGAGCGGTTCGCCGCCGAGGAGGCCGAGCGGGCCGCCGAGGTCGCCGCCACGGTCGAGCTCGGCGCCTCCGGCTGA
- a CDS encoding YidH family protein gives MDVEGKEPDPRFTLANERTFLTWLSTSLALSAGGLAMAVVPKGVFVPWVRVGLAVVLVMLAALAAALAYPRWRGVQRALRREAPLPSLTLAPVFGYGVAAVAVLALVLILVAG, from the coding sequence ATGGACGTGGAAGGAAAGGAGCCGGACCCGAGGTTCACGCTCGCCAACGAGCGTACGTTCCTGACCTGGCTCAGCACCTCGCTCGCGCTCAGCGCCGGCGGCCTGGCCATGGCGGTCGTGCCGAAGGGCGTCTTCGTGCCCTGGGTGCGGGTCGGGCTCGCGGTCGTGCTCGTGATGCTGGCGGCGCTGGCGGCGGCCCTGGCCTATCCCCGTTGGCGGGGCGTGCAGCGCGCCCTGCGGCGCGAGGCGCCGCTGCCCAGCCTCACGTTGGCCCCCGTGTTCGGGTACGGGGTCGCGGCGGTGGCCGTGCTGGCGCTCGTCCTCATCCTCGTGGCCGGGTGA
- a CDS encoding aggregation-promoting factor C-terminal-like domain-containing protein, with protein MDSKRAIHGAVAALIATVAVNAAMAGAAQATAGVDGPAGTVTETAQAALVPEGTPAVEAGPSIAGPAEAAQPTQPVEAAHSAETAQAVGTAHAGGVAPGARHEAAQQVYTAYAAYAKAYAAYVEQMDKSARETAAVPAERPATGAAHTGAEPPARPVWTRAGAVRLPATTPATTPAKAAGKAAVPGAKATAKTVTAAKATTAGRAAAKGKATRAVRAAKAAKALRPAAKVTTRTTAKAPATAKVGTRTTARTPAAQATTKAAKAPAAPATTKAAVQAPATAKAPATAAWQAPYRVHRRVWTTSARPAVKVWAPQTPKGRNKAIAYRMVTRRAWPVTQFHCLDSLWTRESNWNHRAQNPSSGAYGIPQALPGNKMVGVGHDWRVNPATQIRWGLKYIRGRYGSPCGAWGHFRSHNWY; from the coding sequence TTGGACAGTAAACGCGCTATTCATGGCGCCGTCGCCGCGCTCATCGCCACGGTCGCCGTCAACGCGGCGATGGCGGGCGCGGCCCAGGCCACCGCCGGAGTCGACGGCCCGGCGGGCACCGTCACGGAGACGGCACAGGCGGCCCTGGTCCCCGAGGGGACCCCCGCCGTCGAAGCCGGGCCCTCGATCGCCGGGCCCGCCGAGGCCGCTCAGCCCACTCAGCCCGTCGAGGCCGCCCACTCCGCGGAGACGGCGCAGGCGGTGGGCACGGCCCACGCGGGCGGGGTGGCCCCGGGTGCGCGACACGAGGCGGCCCAGCAGGTCTACACCGCGTACGCCGCCTATGCGAAGGCCTACGCGGCGTACGTCGAGCAGATGGACAAGTCCGCGCGGGAGACGGCGGCCGTCCCGGCGGAGAGGCCGGCGACGGGCGCGGCGCACACGGGCGCCGAACCACCGGCCCGCCCGGTGTGGACCCGCGCGGGCGCGGTGCGGCTGCCGGCGACCACGCCGGCGACAACCCCGGCGAAGGCGGCGGGAAAGGCCGCCGTACCGGGCGCGAAGGCCACCGCGAAGACCGTCACGGCGGCCAAGGCCACCACGGCGGGCAGAGCGGCGGCGAAGGGCAAGGCCACCAGAGCCGTCAGAGCCGCCAAAGCGGCCAAGGCGCTCCGGCCCGCGGCCAAGGTCACCACCAGGACCACCGCGAAGGCGCCCGCCACGGCGAAGGTCGGGACCAGGACCACCGCCAGGACGCCCGCCGCCCAGGCCACCACCAAGGCCGCCAAGGCACCCGCGGCCCCGGCCACCACCAAGGCCGCCGTCCAGGCGCCGGCCACGGCCAAGGCACCGGCGACGGCCGCGTGGCAGGCGCCCTACCGGGTGCATCGCCGCGTGTGGACGACCAGCGCGCGCCCGGCCGTGAAGGTGTGGGCGCCACAGACGCCCAAGGGCAGGAACAAGGCGATCGCCTACCGCATGGTCACCCGGCGCGCCTGGCCGGTGACGCAGTTCCACTGCCTGGACAGCCTGTGGACCCGGGAGAGCAACTGGAACCACCGGGCGCAGAACCCCTCGTCCGGCGCCTACGGGATCCCGCAGGCGCTGCCGGGGAACAAGATGGTCGGCGTCGGGCACGACTGGCGTGTCAACCCGGCGACCCAGATCCGGTGGGGTCTGAAGTACATCCGGGGGCGCTACGGCTCCCCCTGCGGCGCGTGGGGCCACTTCCGGTCGCACAACTGGTACTGA
- a CDS encoding TetR/AcrR family transcriptional regulator — protein sequence MPEPLTRARIVAAAIDLIEREGADAISMRRIAADLGAGVMSLYNHVPNKAALLDAVAESVYSRIEFTDDPTAEWTERVRAQARAFRQIAHHYPRSTMVVISRQLRSPAGILPVEHALVTLREAGFGGEDAVRLLRTFIAYIIGSLLREVGVTPTFAPAQGQDKTPVADPALFPEVGRLAPLLGSCDHEDSFEFGLDMLIRAAADRLQEVRAAARDAEAEERSAEEEARSGGEAAGAARKGSARG from the coding sequence ATGCCCGAACCCCTCACCCGAGCCCGCATCGTCGCCGCGGCCATCGACCTCATCGAGCGGGAGGGCGCCGACGCGATCTCGATGCGGCGCATCGCGGCCGATCTCGGGGCGGGGGTCATGTCGCTCTACAACCACGTGCCCAACAAGGCCGCGCTGCTCGACGCCGTGGCCGAGAGCGTGTACTCGCGGATCGAGTTCACCGACGACCCCACGGCCGAGTGGACCGAGCGCGTCCGTGCCCAGGCCAGGGCCTTCCGGCAGATCGCGCACCACTACCCGCGCTCCACCATGGTCGTCATCAGCCGCCAGCTCAGGTCGCCCGCGGGCATCCTGCCGGTGGAGCACGCCCTGGTCACGCTGCGCGAGGCGGGCTTCGGCGGCGAGGACGCCGTGCGGCTGCTGCGCACGTTCATCGCCTACATCATCGGCTCGCTGCTGCGCGAGGTCGGCGTCACGCCCACCTTCGCGCCCGCGCAGGGCCAGGACAAGACCCCTGTGGCCGACCCCGCGCTGTTCCCCGAGGTCGGCAGGCTGGCGCCGCTGCTCGGCTCCTGCGACCACGAGGACTCGTTCGAGTTCGGGCTCGACATGCTCATCCGGGCCGCCGCCGACCGCCTGCAAGAGGTGAGGGCGGCCGCCCGGGACGCGGAGGCGGAGGAGCGCTCCGCGGAGGAAGAGGCGCGGAGCGGCGGGGAGGCCGCCGGGGCCGCGCGCAAGGGAAGCGCCCGGGGGTGA